ATGCCCAATCTTGCACAAGCATATTGATTTCTGCAAGGGAAGAAAGACATGACTCttgatataataaaaagaaaaatgatatataaaagtCTCAAATGTACAAATTCTGTGTAACACCTTTATAAAAATGTAGatctcataataaaaaaatatgaaaaatttattttttcttaatgagatccacaattttacaaaaacaattgTAAACCCATAATGCAATAGTTGCAAACccataaacattttaatatcATAATGCAGCCTAACAATTATGCCTAATGCTGATTAGGATCTTGTTAATTACATCTGTTTGAGCATTTAATGAGCACTCATTTcccttctgtatttttttttaaaagtttatgtGCATATTAATTAGACGTAGACTTCCTACTCGAGCATGTGCATATTACTATAGTCAACCAAATTGAAATGGTCTTCAAcgtttcaaaaaaataaaaacgtttgaagagaaaggaaaaaaagggtaTATAGTCATACAAAAGGAGGAAGAGACCCAGGAGAGGCAGTTCAGTGGGCAGTAAAGTAACGATCTGAGAAGTAGAAATGGACCAAATCCAGCACAAGTTCGTGGACGTACGAGGAGGACTCAAGCTCCACTTAGCAGACATCGGATCTGGTCTCAAAATTTTCCAACGTTACACTTGCATGCACACAATCTTTTCAgttcactctcttttctttacGTGACGAGCACCcttcgttttttctttttggtttttgtcCTCAGGTCCTAACGCCGTTGTGTTCCTGCACGGATTTCCGGAGATATGGTACACGTGGCGCCACCAGATGATCGCCGTAGCCAACGCCGGCTTCCGGGCGATCGCTCCCGATTACAGAGGTTACGGACTCTCCGACACGCCTGCCGAACCCGAAAAGGCTTCCTTTGCTGACCTTAACGCTGATTTGCTTGCCATTCTTGATGCCCTCGAACTTGACAAGGTATTGAACTAAACCGGGATTTATTTGGTCCTTGACAAACGTGCTTTCAGTTTTCTCTGCTATTAGCTTGCTAAGAAAACATATGAGAATAAAGAGAAGTTGGTATCATTACTGGACACTTCCCTGGTTTCGTGCACCTCTATTCTATATTGTTATTTGGGTTTCTCtttgttaaatgaaaaattctaaacataaggcAAATTTCAgcacatcacttaaaaaaatataaagataaaatcatattatcctcacatgtttttaattcatgaaatatgaaaataaaagaataaaattacatatttttaagcgGTGTGCAGAAATAAGAAGTGTGAGACTTGTGTAGCACCACTCTAAAGCGTTTAACCTaacaagcaaaataaaattcctaggtgaaaatttatttttattcccgTTGTATtatctctcattctctcctcATTGCGTAGGTTTTTCTTATCGGAAAGGATTTTGGAGCTCGGCCTACATACTTGTTTGCCATTTTCCACCCGGAGAGGGTCTTGGGAGTTGTAAGCATTGGAGTGCCATATAAACCCCCAGGCCCCTCTACATACCACAAGTACCTTCCTGAAGGCTTCTACATTTCAAGATGGCGGGTAGAAATTTCTCTCTTAAGGTTCACATATGAAtgcactaatatatatatggacctGCTTGCAATCTCATGTGTTAACTCTTTCCAGGAGCCTGGACGAGCAGAAGCTGATTTTGGGCGCTTTGATGCCAAAACAGTTGTGAGGAACATTTACATCCTCTTTTCAAGAAGTGAAATACCAATAGCTGCAGCAAACCAGGAGATTATGGATTTGGTGGATCCATCTACTCCTCTGCCTCCTTGGTTCACCGAGGAAGATCTTGCAGCTTATGGAGCTTTGTATGAAAAATCTGGATTCCGAAATACATTACAAGTTCCATACAGGTAATGAAACGATCCTAATTCGACATGATTGACACCTTAAGTATTACTCATAGAGCCGTAGCACCTTCCATCCTATTGGAGATTGCTTGGTTTACATATGACAACCATTGACCCTGTTGCAGCAAGTATGCCATCACTTATTTTTGTAGAAGGCAAGCATCATTTCGCTGAAAGCAATTCACATTATAGTTGTTCTTCTGATTCCATGATTGTGACATTATGATGGAGTAATGTGGTTACAACAGGTCTATCTATGATTGCTGTAGGAAGTGCCCAGTCCCTGCACTGCAAAATGCGCCAAGTTGTTAACTTGTTAGCGGGAGGTGAATACTTGCTAATTATTTTGGTTGATATTATGCATTTAACAGATCATTTGGCGAAGACTTCGAGATTCCCGATCCAACACTTAAAGTTCCAGTACTTCTTATAATGGGTGTTAAGGactattttctcaaatttccaggAATAGAGGACTACATGAAGAATGGAAAGGTGAAAGAGCTCGTCCCTGATTTGGAGATCACATATTTGCCGGTAGGAACCCATTTTGTTCATGAGCAGTCACCTGATGAGGTGAACCAGCTAATACTCTCCTTCCTTGGCAAGCATGTTTGATTGTGGGCACTTCATTTACACCTAATTTTCATATGGTATATCGCAAGTTTGGCCGTGTTTTCCGTTGTACTTGCAAAATCATAAACCCAgttattgtaatgattaattacaATAATCAACCATTTGAAGAGTTCAACTGTCTGGTTAAGGTCGAATGAAAATCTGTTTTTGAATACTCATAGgcagtatttttatttttggtatcaAGCATGTGTGCAAGGGTTGTCAAAAATTTACTGGGAAAATATACTAGGAACAAGCCTCAGGGAAAACAGAGAGAGTGACATGAACACTGAGC
This genomic interval from Juglans regia cultivar Chandler chromosome 3, Walnut 2.0, whole genome shotgun sequence contains the following:
- the LOC118347899 gene encoding bifunctional epoxide hydrolase 2-like isoform X2 gives rise to the protein MDQIQHKFVDVRGGLKLHLADIGSGPNAVVFLHGFPEIWYTWRHQMIAVANAGFRAIAPDYRGYGLSDTPAEPEKASFADLNADLLAILDALELDKVFLIGKDFGARPTYLFAIFHPERVLGVVSIGVPYKPPGPSTYHKYLPEGFYISRWREPGRAEADFGRFDAKTVVRNIYILFSRSEIPIAAANQEIMDLVDPSTPLPPWFTEEDLAAYGALYEKSGFRNTLQVPYRSIYDCCRKCPVPALQNAPSC
- the LOC118347899 gene encoding bifunctional epoxide hydrolase 2-like isoform X1, which gives rise to MDQIQHKFVDVRGGLKLHLADIGSGPNAVVFLHGFPEIWYTWRHQMIAVANAGFRAIAPDYRGYGLSDTPAEPEKASFADLNADLLAILDALELDKVFLIGKDFGARPTYLFAIFHPERVLGVVSIGVPYKPPGPSTYHKYLPEGFYISRWREPGRAEADFGRFDAKTVVRNIYILFSRSEIPIAAANQEIMDLVDPSTPLPPWFTEEDLAAYGALYEKSGFRNTLQVPYRSFGEDFEIPDPTLKVPVLLIMGVKDYFLKFPGIEDYMKNGKVKELVPDLEITYLPVGTHFVHEQSPDEVNQLILSFLGKHV